The Methanocella arvoryzae MRE50 genome includes a region encoding these proteins:
- a CDS encoding class II glutamine amidotransferase has product MCELYGISFSRPGKAISTLHRFADHSCRNPHGWGIAYYRQGGAVMQKLPEKALLSKTYFKAVEAAESDIIISHIRHASRGELNERNCHPFVRHYDGKDWVFAHNGHVDGLYVHPMATGETDSETVFHILMDHIEDRGDAMSGLQYGITSLFEDYEFGRQIRLNFLLSDGTNVYAFGHHPEKPMYYQNLYHRQGARTMVSTQVLDGTPWVKLPDDRLMVVAQGQIQSISAPV; this is encoded by the coding sequence ATGTGCGAATTATACGGTATCAGCTTCAGCAGGCCAGGCAAGGCCATTTCCACGCTCCACAGGTTCGCAGATCACTCCTGCCGCAATCCGCACGGCTGGGGTATCGCCTACTACAGACAAGGCGGAGCTGTCATGCAGAAACTACCAGAGAAAGCATTGCTGAGCAAGACCTACTTCAAGGCAGTAGAAGCGGCAGAGAGCGACATCATCATCTCCCACATCCGGCACGCTTCCCGCGGGGAACTGAACGAGCGTAACTGCCACCCGTTCGTTCGCCACTACGACGGCAAAGACTGGGTGTTCGCCCATAACGGGCACGTCGACGGCCTCTACGTACACCCCATGGCCACCGGGGAGACTGACTCTGAAACTGTCTTTCACATTCTCATGGACCACATCGAAGACCGGGGGGATGCGATGTCGGGGCTGCAGTACGGGATCACCAGCCTCTTCGAAGACTACGAGTTCGGCCGGCAGATACGGCTCAACTTCCTGCTCTCGGACGGCACGAACGTCTACGCTTTCGGCCACCACCCGGAAAAGCCCATGTACTACCAGAACCTCTATCACAGGCAGGGCGCCCGCACAATGGTCTCTACCCAGGTGCTTGACGGCACGCCATGGGTAAAGCTTCCTGACGACCGCCTGATGGTCGTCGCACAGGGGCAGATCCAGTCGATCTCTGCGCCTGTCTAA
- a CDS encoding PrsW family glutamic-type intramembrane protease — protein MICLADDNQSMAGQAPQQAVQQMAPPSAPPEAKTTAAPGAPSKLPKIEFWTGVRIAAFGIIILWTLVNIALFWANGVTPRGLIWAFWWPTFFMVQFTVFTTPWRAVKAKEMVRMFLIGMGIVFFAVYFAELAMVAAITAFPEINPIRLFLGLDFVLGSYDPMSDVASPVVEEVFKVLPVIIYLLVAGHGYWKRALGPLDVALLCGSVGAGFHVMENIARVTNSYMGTLGWDRSVRPASFGIDPFFLFPDMYHGSVSVWPGHAETAMLIGLFLGFGLMLRKKLPYVWAILPALAMVWMIWLHLLINYLRPGSPQFWAKLVMAMNLNGGLVQYVLILGLLLAIGVSMATKFLFLQVDRKATLKVVGTEALEYVKAHRNEPLLILKKLWSLRHFWAYRHALAYGVFYANQQKPEEREEWLPWLYDLRQMALGKPEEEA, from the coding sequence GTGATCTGTTTGGCTGACGATAATCAATCTATGGCCGGACAGGCCCCTCAGCAGGCTGTTCAGCAGATGGCACCTCCTTCCGCTCCACCTGAGGCAAAGACTACTGCAGCCCCCGGCGCACCCTCGAAGCTGCCGAAAATAGAGTTCTGGACAGGGGTACGCATCGCGGCTTTCGGGATCATCATCCTCTGGACGCTGGTCAATATCGCCCTCTTCTGGGCGAACGGCGTCACTCCCCGCGGGCTGATCTGGGCATTCTGGTGGCCCACGTTCTTTATGGTGCAGTTTACGGTTTTCACCACGCCCTGGCGGGCGGTGAAGGCGAAAGAGATGGTGAGGATGTTCCTGATCGGCATGGGCATCGTGTTTTTCGCCGTTTACTTTGCAGAACTCGCAATGGTTGCCGCCATCACGGCATTCCCGGAGATCAATCCGATCCGCCTGTTCCTCGGCCTCGATTTCGTGCTGGGGAGCTACGACCCGATGTCTGACGTGGCTTCGCCCGTGGTCGAGGAGGTCTTCAAAGTCCTCCCCGTGATCATCTACCTGCTGGTAGCCGGGCACGGGTACTGGAAGAGGGCGCTGGGCCCGCTGGACGTCGCCCTGCTCTGCGGGTCGGTGGGCGCCGGGTTCCACGTCATGGAGAACATCGCCCGGGTGACCAACAGTTACATGGGTACCCTGGGCTGGGACAGGTCTGTCAGGCCGGCCAGCTTTGGTATCGACCCCTTCTTCCTGTTCCCCGACATGTACCATGGGAGCGTATCTGTATGGCCAGGTCATGCCGAGACTGCCATGCTGATCGGGCTTTTCCTGGGCTTCGGCCTGATGCTCCGCAAAAAGCTGCCCTACGTCTGGGCCATTTTACCGGCACTGGCGATGGTATGGATGATCTGGCTGCACCTGCTGATCAACTACCTGAGACCAGGCTCACCACAGTTCTGGGCTAAACTAGTAATGGCCATGAACCTGAACGGCGGCCTGGTCCAGTACGTCCTGATACTCGGGCTACTGCTGGCCATAGGAGTGTCCATGGCCACGAAATTCCTGTTCCTGCAGGTGGACAGGAAGGCTACGTTGAAAGTGGTGGGCACAGAGGCGCTGGAGTACGTTAAAGCCCACCGGAATGAGCCGCTCCTCATCTTGAAAAAGCTGTGGAGCCTCCGGCACTTCTGGGCTTATCGCCATGCCCTCGCGTATGGAGTCTTCTACGCAAACCAGCAGAAGCCGGAGGAAAGAGAGGAATGGCTGCCGTGGCTGTACGACCTGCGCCAGATGGCGCTGGGCAAACCGGAGGAGGAAGCTTAG
- a CDS encoding endonuclease/exonuclease/phosphatase family protein: MSLVRSDRIRLLSWNICFGGIGAGRTGYDPITSRENLRGIVRAILGKSPDVIVLQEYRDAEETGGVIKAGLREAGYTCHSSNPGLDKNGILIALGRNLTDMYAVSPAASFKVDTRRLDEIYRYRWANLGLKSQGMSFELLGIHIPDVRPGRKGGPETFVRSIGHKQLIWDALIEYAREKLKTGSEAIIAGDFNTGLNAEDRSHNTDSYYLSDRMAYLKRLKNSHGEGLADAWRKFHPEPGPEDYTWFLGNRGFRLDYVFLTPGLGKRLSGVEYSHEERVSGLSDHSMVLADIRL; encoded by the coding sequence ATGAGTCTCGTCCGCTCTGACCGAATACGGCTCCTCAGCTGGAACATCTGCTTCGGCGGCATCGGGGCCGGCAGAACCGGGTATGATCCCATCACTTCCCGGGAAAATTTGCGTGGCATAGTCAGAGCGATCCTCGGGAAAAGCCCTGACGTCATCGTACTGCAGGAATACCGTGACGCGGAGGAGACCGGGGGCGTCATCAAGGCCGGCTTAAGAGAGGCCGGATATACCTGCCACAGCTCCAACCCGGGACTGGACAAGAACGGCATACTGATCGCCCTCGGCAGGAATCTGACAGATATGTATGCGGTTTCTCCGGCGGCAAGCTTCAAGGTCGACACGCGCCGGCTGGACGAGATCTACCGCTACAGGTGGGCGAACCTGGGGCTGAAATCACAGGGGATGTCCTTCGAGCTTCTCGGCATCCACATTCCTGACGTCAGGCCGGGCAGAAAAGGCGGTCCTGAAACGTTCGTCAGGTCCATCGGGCACAAGCAGTTGATATGGGACGCGCTGATCGAGTATGCCCGGGAAAAGCTGAAGACCGGAAGCGAAGCGATTATCGCGGGAGACTTCAACACCGGCCTGAACGCAGAGGACCGGAGCCATAATACAGATAGCTATTACCTGAGCGACCGGATGGCATACCTGAAGCGGCTGAAGAACTCGCATGGGGAAGGGCTGGCAGATGCCTGGAGAAAGTTCCACCCTGAACCGGGGCCTGAAGATTATACCTGGTTCTTAGGCAACAGGGGCTTCCGGCTGGACTACGTGTTCCTGACGCCGGGTCTGGGAAAACGGCTGTCCGGCGTCGAGTACTCACATGAGGAACGGGTCAGCGGCCTCTCTGATCATTCGATGGTACTGGCTGACATACGCCTGTGA
- a CDS encoding PAS domain S-box protein, whose product MAEEQLCAITTLISDAIFTCDSRGRIKCANPAAASLIGMKAEAMAEKNLLDTGIFSEADARKIASLFEKALSTGIAGREVVSLSGKDGAVSARTIQAMALRAGQEPMLLVTITF is encoded by the coding sequence ATGGCGGAGGAGCAGCTATGCGCCATAACGACGTTGATATCAGACGCTATTTTTACCTGCGATTCAAGAGGCAGGATTAAGTGTGCTAATCCCGCCGCAGCCAGCCTGATTGGAATGAAGGCAGAAGCCATGGCAGAGAAAAATCTGCTGGATACGGGCATCTTCAGCGAGGCCGACGCCCGGAAGATCGCTTCGCTCTTTGAGAAGGCGCTGAGTACCGGCATCGCAGGCCGGGAAGTTGTCAGCCTGTCGGGAAAAGACGGTGCGGTTTCGGCGAGGACTATTCAGGCCATGGCCCTTAGAGCCGGGCAAGAGCCGATGCTGCTAGTGACTATCACATTTTGA
- a CDS encoding class I SAM-dependent methyltransferase, with amino-acid sequence MTIADPDHTLPGELWTAAGFDEHPGGGKATERLQKMAGVAPGQRVLDMGCGAGRTADMLAKSGVSPIVVDLDAGVLIKARALATRSGTSEKLSFIQADLHHLPFKEGTFDAALAESVLAYCDAAHVVRESYRVLKPGGAFGFNELTYLHAPDPALKAVLRHTLKASPHLEREWKLIFRSAGFAEVVSTISKISLRAQFLSRLKTGGMLAGAGRLAGCLARPEIARSLLNPGIRGIVMKFRSSVGYGLYAGRKP; translated from the coding sequence ATGACAATCGCCGACCCTGACCACACCCTTCCCGGCGAGCTGTGGACAGCGGCAGGCTTCGACGAGCACCCGGGGGGCGGTAAGGCCACTGAGCGGCTGCAGAAAATGGCAGGAGTCGCCCCTGGTCAGCGAGTCCTCGACATGGGCTGCGGCGCAGGCCGCACGGCTGACATGCTGGCAAAAAGCGGCGTCAGCCCGATCGTCGTAGATTTAGATGCCGGGGTACTGATAAAGGCCAGAGCTCTGGCAACCCGGAGCGGTACCTCGGAAAAGCTAAGTTTCATACAGGCAGACTTGCATCACCTGCCATTTAAAGAAGGGACTTTCGACGCTGCCCTGGCTGAGTCAGTGCTGGCATACTGTGATGCTGCCCATGTGGTCAGGGAAAGTTACCGGGTTTTAAAGCCGGGAGGCGCTTTCGGCTTTAACGAGCTCACCTATCTGCACGCCCCGGATCCGGCGCTGAAGGCCGTGCTTCGACATACGCTGAAGGCCTCGCCACACCTCGAGAGGGAGTGGAAGCTCATTTTCCGGAGCGCAGGGTTTGCTGAGGTCGTCAGCACAATATCGAAAATCAGCCTCCGGGCACAGTTCCTGAGCCGGCTGAAGACAGGCGGCATGCTGGCGGGCGCCGGGAGGCTCGCAGGATGCTTAGCCAGGCCGGAGATCGCCAGGTCGCTACTTAATCCCGGAATCAGGGGCATAGTCATGAAGTTCCGGTCGTCTGTCGGCTACGGGCTGTACGCAGGCAGGAAACCTTGA
- a CDS encoding carboxypeptidase-like regulatory domain-containing protein — translation MIRKAFSLIAISLLLCIVGQTVYAQTADTPGTGIHGYVTSLNNTSIPGATVNLFKEGASPTTPTLTTQTDSGGFYAFSNLQPGNYSISASKDFYVYTMSANLSEGNQTLNLLLPLPS, via the coding sequence GTGATCCGTAAAGCTTTTTCCTTAATCGCCATCTCTCTGCTCCTGTGCATAGTCGGTCAGACAGTATACGCTCAGACAGCAGACACGCCCGGCACAGGCATTCACGGGTACGTGACCAGCCTGAACAACACAAGCATACCCGGGGCTACGGTCAACCTGTTCAAGGAAGGCGCGTCGCCGACCACCCCTACTCTGACCACTCAGACGGACTCCGGGGGATTTTACGCCTTCAGCAATCTCCAGCCGGGCAACTACAGTATCAGCGCTTCCAAAGACTTCTACGTCTACACGATGTCGGCCAACCTGAGCGAAGGCAATCAAACGCTGAACCTGCTGCTTCCGTTACCTTCATGA
- a CDS encoding class I SAM-dependent methyltransferase, which yields MNDDYFSEAGILREQDRKILRKFYRDNYLQYGHDIKSLGWLEGTQEARFTVLTSIGDLDGSSILDVGCGFADLYGFLRDRGISVDYTGIDLNPEFIEIAKSRYPDARFIVGDFEETKIPGRFDWAFECGIFNLKVHEHRPFVENTLRKMFKMASKGIAADFLSPASYDLTGEMYHPDPLEMVRYCNRLSKRVVLRCDYKPTEFCVYVYKDTDVGVMSAFRGFGSALKDLTTEKDYR from the coding sequence ATGAACGACGATTATTTTTCCGAGGCTGGAATATTGAGGGAGCAGGACCGAAAGATTTTGAGAAAATTTTACAGGGATAACTATCTACAGTACGGCCATGACATAAAAAGCCTGGGCTGGCTCGAGGGGACGCAGGAAGCGCGTTTTACTGTGCTGACCTCGATCGGAGACCTGGACGGCAGCAGCATCCTCGACGTAGGCTGCGGCTTTGCGGACCTGTATGGCTTTCTCCGGGACCGGGGCATCTCTGTGGATTATACCGGCATCGACCTTAACCCCGAGTTCATAGAAATCGCAAAGTCCCGTTACCCGGACGCCAGGTTTATCGTAGGCGACTTCGAGGAGACGAAGATTCCAGGCAGGTTCGACTGGGCGTTCGAATGCGGCATCTTCAACCTGAAAGTGCACGAGCACCGGCCTTTTGTCGAAAACACCCTGCGCAAGATGTTCAAGATGGCCTCGAAAGGCATCGCTGCAGACTTTCTGAGCCCGGCCTCGTATGATCTTACCGGCGAGATGTACCATCCGGACCCGCTTGAGATGGTCAGGTACTGTAACAGGCTGTCGAAGAGAGTAGTGCTGCGCTGCGACTATAAGCCCACCGAGTTTTGCGTGTACGTCTACAAAGACACAGACGTCGGCGTCATGAGCGCTTTCAGGGGATTCGGGAGCGCACTTAAGGACCTCACGACAGAAAAAGACTATCGCTAA
- a CDS encoding response regulator encodes MNERILIVEDEAIVLLDIRSRLIGLGYNVVGTASTGEEAIVKANATRPDAILMDIGLKGNIDGISAAEEIRKTQDTPIIYLTANSDITTLQRAKITGPFGYVLKPFDERELRVTIEMALYKHRMDRDLYDARQWLKVTLRNIGEGVIASDDSGGVKFMNTAAETLTGWALKDAAGKDVYSIFRLEDIEKTPTCGNQASLVSKEGHRRPIDYMLIPIEDDWGRVMGTIAIFKDITEQKQAEKNCRWRRSSYAP; translated from the coding sequence ATGAATGAGCGTATCCTGATAGTCGAAGACGAAGCGATTGTTCTGCTGGACATTCGCAGTCGTCTCATCGGGCTCGGCTATAATGTCGTCGGAACAGCTTCGACTGGCGAAGAAGCCATTGTCAAGGCTAACGCGACCAGGCCTGACGCGATACTGATGGACATCGGCCTCAAGGGCAACATAGACGGCATATCCGCGGCAGAGGAGATACGGAAGACACAGGATACCCCGATTATATATCTGACTGCCAATTCGGACATCACCACCCTTCAGCGGGCGAAGATCACCGGGCCTTTCGGCTATGTGCTCAAGCCGTTCGACGAGCGGGAGCTCAGGGTCACCATAGAAATGGCCTTGTACAAGCACCGCATGGATCGGGACCTGTACGACGCCCGGCAGTGGCTGAAAGTGACGCTCAGGAACATCGGCGAAGGCGTCATCGCCTCGGACGACTCCGGCGGTGTCAAGTTCATGAATACGGCCGCCGAAACGCTGACAGGCTGGGCACTTAAAGATGCGGCGGGGAAAGACGTCTACTCGATCTTCCGGCTGGAAGACATAGAGAAGACCCCGACTTGTGGTAACCAGGCCAGCCTGGTCAGCAAGGAAGGCCACAGGAGACCGATCGATTACATGCTGATCCCAATAGAGGATGACTGGGGCAGAGTAATGGGTACGATCGCGATCTTCAAGGATATCACAGAGCAGAAACAGGCAGAAAAAAACTGTCGATGGCGGAGGAGCAGCTATGCGCCATAA
- a CDS encoding nucleoside deaminase — MDVFMQAAIDEAKKGLAEGGIPIGSVMVINRRIVGSGHNKRVQDGDPVMHAEIDCLRSAGRVGRYKDAVLYSTLMPCYLCAGAVVQFGIKKVIVGESKNFEGARAFMEAHGVEVVDLDLPECKDMMAEFIQKNPALWFEDIGKL; from the coding sequence ATGGACGTTTTCATGCAGGCGGCGATCGACGAGGCGAAGAAAGGGCTGGCTGAAGGCGGCATACCTATCGGCTCCGTGATGGTGATCAACCGCAGGATAGTGGGCAGCGGCCACAACAAGCGGGTTCAGGACGGCGACCCGGTCATGCATGCCGAGATCGACTGCCTCCGCAGCGCAGGCAGAGTCGGCCGGTACAAGGATGCCGTACTATACTCCACCTTGATGCCCTGCTACTTATGCGCCGGGGCAGTGGTCCAGTTCGGCATTAAGAAAGTCATCGTGGGCGAATCGAAAAACTTCGAGGGCGCCCGGGCTTTCATGGAAGCCCACGGCGTCGAAGTCGTGGATCTGGACCTGCCCGAGTGCAAGGACATGATGGCAGAGTTCATACAGAAGAATCCCGCCCTGTGGTTCGAGGATATAGGTAAGCTCTGA
- a CDS encoding J domain-containing protein yields MEDIRAYLNFFGVGEAVDEEELKRVRNVFLKRYHPDSGEKSDEMAKKINIAYEKIAAFIEFRDQIRSSGGDSPGFSDYSGLYNKYRDSGSLEAAQEFYAEMRQRQGAGLRKHAFSFHGVYEDQAPSAYKHYFVDAVLNYTYLASKQKDIGYTCGQYLEVFPLNVFARWVEQVYPEWQTDRPKIWAEIRGKNYKTLFIAAVEEYTRTNKCAVRDALLAFRIPESKYYYWKSCKVN; encoded by the coding sequence ATGGAAGACATCCGGGCCTACCTCAATTTTTTCGGCGTCGGGGAGGCCGTCGATGAAGAGGAGCTCAAGCGGGTGCGGAACGTTTTCCTTAAGCGCTATCACCCCGACAGCGGCGAAAAGAGCGATGAGATGGCCAAGAAGATCAACATCGCCTACGAGAAGATCGCAGCATTCATCGAATTCAGGGACCAGATCCGGTCTTCGGGCGGTGACAGTCCCGGCTTTTCTGACTATTCTGGCCTGTACAATAAATACCGGGATTCTGGCAGCCTAGAGGCAGCGCAGGAGTTCTATGCCGAGATGCGCCAGCGCCAGGGCGCAGGGCTCAGAAAGCACGCTTTCAGCTTCCACGGTGTCTACGAAGACCAGGCTCCGTCGGCCTACAAGCACTACTTTGTGGACGCGGTGCTAAACTATACCTACCTCGCCTCGAAGCAGAAAGACATCGGCTACACGTGCGGACAGTACCTCGAAGTTTTCCCCCTGAACGTCTTTGCCCGCTGGGTGGAGCAGGTATATCCCGAATGGCAGACCGACAGGCCGAAGATATGGGCGGAGATCAGGGGCAAAAACTACAAAACGCTGTTTATCGCCGCCGTAGAAGAGTATACCCGGACCAACAAGTGTGCGGTAAGGGATGCGCTACTGGCCTTCAGGATTCCTGAGTCTAAGTATTACTACTGGAAAAGCTGTAAGGTAAATTGA
- a CDS encoding MTH865 family protein, with protein sequence MTIDKPVYSEHSQAPGTNAVKELDMMKVKIVEMVEGAGIRFPITSKDELLKVFPKSTPMACSNKGSQWTMYDLIEHLDKSDFPIKNAGDLATILTTRCPI encoded by the coding sequence TTGACGATTGACAAACCAGTATACTCAGAGCACTCTCAGGCGCCAGGCACAAATGCTGTCAAAGAGCTGGACATGATGAAGGTGAAGATTGTGGAGATGGTCGAAGGAGCGGGCATCCGGTTCCCCATCACCAGCAAGGACGAGCTGCTCAAGGTTTTCCCCAAATCCACCCCTATGGCGTGCTCTAATAAAGGCAGTCAGTGGACCATGTACGACCTGATCGAGCACCTCGACAAGAGTGACTTCCCGATCAAAAATGCCGGCGATCTGGCGACGATCCTGACCACCCGCTGCCCCATCTAA
- the budA gene encoding acetolactate decarboxylase, with protein sequence MLNIGRLSALLIIITAVLAAGCTQPAETAPDRETMYQVSTFSALSQGVYEGIIPVVTLLQNGDTGLGTFDALDGEMVCLEGKVYQVKGDGTVVETGDNVTVPFAAVTFFDADSTRQLEGLQGLSNLTTLIDAELPSDATMYALKVHGNFSHVKTRSVPAQEKPYPALVDAVKNQSVFERENVSGTIVGVRFPAYMDGVNVAGYHCHFISDDRQFGGHLLDCTLENGTLMIDGTDRFVMVLPRGMQGVDSAKADSSVVSAIEQ encoded by the coding sequence ATGCTAAATATTGGCAGGTTATCAGCTTTACTCATCATTATCACAGCCGTTCTGGCAGCAGGGTGCACTCAGCCGGCGGAGACTGCGCCGGATCGGGAAACCATGTACCAGGTGTCGACCTTCAGCGCCCTCTCTCAGGGGGTTTACGAAGGAATTATACCGGTCGTAACCCTGCTGCAGAATGGAGATACAGGCCTCGGCACGTTCGACGCCCTTGACGGCGAGATGGTCTGCCTTGAGGGAAAGGTATACCAGGTAAAGGGAGACGGGACAGTAGTAGAGACGGGCGATAACGTTACCGTCCCGTTTGCGGCCGTGACCTTTTTCGATGCTGACAGCACGAGGCAGCTGGAAGGTTTACAGGGCTTGAGCAACCTGACGACGCTGATCGACGCTGAGCTTCCGTCCGATGCCACTATGTATGCCCTGAAAGTCCACGGCAACTTTTCGCACGTGAAGACCAGAAGTGTCCCTGCTCAGGAAAAGCCGTATCCTGCCTTAGTAGATGCGGTGAAGAACCAGTCGGTCTTCGAGAGGGAGAACGTCTCGGGCACGATCGTCGGCGTGCGATTCCCCGCATATATGGACGGTGTGAACGTTGCCGGATACCATTGCCACTTCATCTCTGATGACAGGCAGTTCGGCGGCCACCTGCTGGACTGTACGCTGGAGAACGGGACGCTGATGATCGACGGGACAGACCGGTTTGTCATGGTGCTCCCAAGGGGCATGCAAGGCGTGGATTCGGCCAAGGCGGATAGCTCTGTAGTGAGCGCTATTGAACAGTAG
- a CDS encoding tetratricopeptide repeat protein, whose amino-acid sequence MWARDNSTHESDQNSGLAAADFSGDPGEETDYALKSIEECDLNTVLEMYHYTNGTILELNGFLSDAIHEYREAIRLNPAEGFYHYNLGVALLKNCEYNDAYKELCEAIRLNPEDYESRCALGDVYCAIGRSLMACGNLLEAIDSFREAVAIDPDYSDYHCGLGQALLELARSDEAHINEEHLVNAIAEFRTALGIDPESMDARISLGMALSLSQDQCLRTEGLKLLNEVLIAEPFNDDVRSCIDALTAGSHTA is encoded by the coding sequence ATGTGGGCCAGGGACAACTCTACTCATGAAAGCGATCAAAACTCCGGTCTCGCAGCCGCTGACTTTTCGGGGGATCCGGGCGAAGAGACGGACTATGCCCTGAAGAGCATCGAGGAGTGCGATTTGAATACGGTCCTCGAGATGTATCACTATACAAATGGCACGATCCTGGAACTGAACGGGTTTCTGTCCGACGCCATCCATGAATACCGGGAAGCTATCCGGCTCAACCCTGCCGAAGGCTTCTACCACTACAATCTCGGGGTCGCGCTGCTGAAAAACTGCGAGTATAACGATGCGTATAAGGAGCTCTGCGAAGCTATTCGCCTGAATCCCGAGGACTATGAGTCCAGGTGCGCCCTCGGTGACGTCTACTGTGCCATCGGCCGCAGCCTGATGGCATGCGGGAACCTACTCGAGGCGATCGATTCGTTCCGGGAAGCCGTGGCTATAGATCCTGACTATTCTGACTATCATTGCGGCCTTGGCCAGGCGCTGCTCGAACTGGCCCGGTCTGACGAAGCCCACATTAACGAAGAGCACCTGGTAAACGCCATCGCCGAGTTCAGGACTGCCCTCGGCATCGATCCTGAGAGCATGGATGCCCGGATAAGCCTGGGCATGGCACTCAGCCTCAGCCAGGATCAATGCCTGCGCACCGAAGGCCTGAAACTGCTCAACGAAGTGCTGATCGCCGAACCGTTCAACGACGACGTGCGGTCCTGCATCGATGCGCTGACTGCAGGCTCTCATACGGCCTGA
- a CDS encoding endonuclease/exonuclease/phosphatase family protein: MRLISWNVMGGYGGHMSAQVEQLKNLQPDVVALQEVTAKTAPTYREQLKAAGYYSIVDSFQSVKYLTRLRSNSFGELIASRWPLISSPLKFDVPWPEKVLSCFIIGPWGDVLLHTAHIPSGDYNNVKKIETLEGIYKALANPAQYPRILCGDFSTPQEELPDGRIVTWGQKRKRTGEIVLQKYWGQRWDTGERNILEKLSEYDLVDVYRKLYLNRPEYSLYETTDGQRTGRRYDHVFASESLNPVECRYLHYLREKKLSGHSAIEVEFKPHLAQTNPRQLLNMTVEESEQ; the protein is encoded by the coding sequence ATGCGACTCATCTCCTGGAACGTCATGGGCGGGTACGGCGGACACATGTCCGCTCAGGTCGAGCAGCTCAAGAATCTGCAGCCCGACGTTGTGGCACTCCAGGAAGTGACAGCCAAAACGGCGCCCACCTACAGGGAACAGCTCAAGGCGGCCGGATATTACAGCATCGTCGACAGCTTCCAGTCCGTCAAGTACCTGACCCGGCTCAGGAGCAACAGCTTTGGAGAACTGATCGCCAGTAGATGGCCGCTGATCTCCTCCCCCCTTAAGTTCGACGTGCCGTGGCCCGAAAAAGTCCTGTCCTGCTTCATCATCGGCCCGTGGGGCGACGTGCTGCTGCACACGGCTCACATTCCCTCCGGGGACTATAACAACGTTAAAAAAATCGAGACTCTCGAAGGCATCTACAAAGCACTGGCGAACCCGGCTCAGTACCCCCGCATCCTCTGCGGCGACTTCAGCACACCTCAGGAAGAGCTGCCGGACGGCCGGATCGTCACCTGGGGCCAGAAGCGCAAGCGCACCGGCGAAATCGTCCTCCAGAAGTACTGGGGCCAGCGGTGGGACACCGGCGAGCGGAACATCCTGGAAAAGCTGAGCGAGTACGATCTCGTTGACGTGTACCGCAAGCTGTATCTCAACAGGCCCGAGTACAGCCTCTACGAAACCACAGATGGCCAGCGCACCGGGCGCAGGTACGACCACGTCTTCGCTTCCGAATCGCTCAACCCGGTAGAGTGCAGATACCTGCACTACCTCCGGGAGAAAAAGCTCAGCGGCCACTCAGCTATAGAAGTAGAATTCAAGCCCCACCTCGCCCAAACCAATCCCCGGCAGCTGTTAAACATGACGGTGGAAGAGTCGGAACAATAG